The proteins below are encoded in one region of Alphaproteobacteria bacterium 33-17:
- a CDS encoding transcriptional regulator, translating to MNKKLLKNHLGFIRLPDVLKMYPVSKSTWWLGVKQGRFPKSVKLGPRTTAWKVEDIISLIENIN from the coding sequence GTGAATAAAAAGCTATTAAAAAATCATTTAGGTTTTATCAGGCTACCTGATGTACTAAAAATGTACCCTGTCAGTAAATCAACTTGGTGGCTGGGTGTTAAGCAAGGCCGCTTTCCTAAATCTGTAAAATTAGGTCCACGCACTACCGCCTGGAAAGTTGAAGATATCATATCTTTAATAGAAAATATTAATTAG
- a CDS encoding integrase translates to MLTDSACKNAKPSEKARKISDEKGLYLEIMPNGSKYWRLKYRFASKEKRLAIGVYPEVSLKEAREKRDQARKLLSENIDPSSAKKEEKLKKYLNSETTFELVAREWHQKQVNAWTARHSEYVLRRLEADIFPKIGFKPINNIVAPELLLVLREIEKRGALDIAKRARQTCGQIFRYAVATGKAERDISTDLKGALQSRKKTNYARLDARELPEFLEKIEEYDGEYQTKLALKLLLLTFVRTIELRGARWEEIDFVKKEWRIPAARMKMRELHIVPLSNQALDLIDQIKLINGNREYLFPNRNNPLTYISENTLLYAMYRMGYHSRATPHGFRATASTILNEHGFRPDVIERQLAHAERNKVRASYNHAQYLPERRTMMQWWADYLSKLF, encoded by the coding sequence ATGCTGACTGATTCAGCCTGTAAAAATGCGAAACCTAGCGAAAAAGCACGTAAAATTTCTGATGAAAAAGGTCTATATTTAGAAATTATGCCTAATGGCAGCAAGTACTGGCGTTTAAAGTACCGTTTTGCCAGTAAAGAAAAAAGATTAGCTATTGGGGTTTATCCAGAAGTATCTTTAAAAGAAGCGAGAGAAAAAAGAGATCAAGCAAGGAAATTATTATCTGAAAATATAGACCCCTCTTCTGCAAAAAAGGAAGAAAAGCTGAAAAAGTACCTAAATTCAGAGACCACCTTTGAATTAGTGGCAAGGGAATGGCATCAAAAACAGGTAAATGCATGGACTGCAAGACATTCGGAATATGTACTTAGAAGATTAGAAGCAGATATTTTTCCAAAAATTGGATTTAAACCCATCAATAATATAGTAGCTCCTGAATTACTATTAGTGCTAAGAGAAATAGAAAAACGTGGGGCACTTGATATTGCAAAAAGAGCTAGACAAACTTGCGGGCAAATTTTCAGATATGCCGTAGCGACTGGTAAAGCTGAACGAGACATATCAACTGATTTAAAAGGTGCACTACAGAGCCGTAAAAAAACTAATTATGCAAGACTTGATGCAAGAGAACTACCTGAATTTCTAGAAAAAATAGAAGAATATGATGGCGAATATCAAACAAAACTAGCCTTAAAATTATTACTTCTCACCTTTGTTAGAACCATTGAATTAAGGGGTGCAAGATGGGAAGAAATAGATTTTGTAAAAAAAGAATGGCGTATACCTGCTGCAAGAATGAAAATGCGCGAACTTCATATTGTACCTTTATCAAATCAGGCTCTTGATCTTATTGATCAAATTAAACTTATAAATGGAAATAGAGAGTATCTTTTTCCTAATCGCAATAATCCCCTCACCTATATAAGCGAAAACACTCTTTTATACGCTATGTATCGCATGGGTTATCATAGTAGAGCGACACCACATGGCTTCAGAGCTACTGCATCAACAATCTTAAATGAACATGGTTTTAGACCAGATGTTATTGAAAGACAACTTGCACATGCTGAAAGAAATAAAGTTAGAGCAAGTTATAACCACGCTCAATATCTGCCTGAGCGCAGGACAATGATGCAATGGTGGGCAGATTATTTAAGTAAATTGTTTTAA